From one Eucalyptus grandis isolate ANBG69807.140 chromosome 9, ASM1654582v1, whole genome shotgun sequence genomic stretch:
- the LOC104419923 gene encoding sulfate transporter 1.3 isoform X2, whose protein sequence is MSHRISSDVGAQETDVTNETSLQHHSEAPYIHKVGIPPKQNLMQEFTATLKETLFADDPLRWFKDQPQSRKFIIGIQSVFPILEWGRHYNLAKFRGDLIAGLTIASLCIPQDIGYSKLANLPPQYGLYSSFVPPLIYAFMGSSRDIAIGPVAVVSLLLGTLLHNEIDPAKNPNDYRRLAFTATFFAGITEVMLGFFRLGFLIDFLSHAAVVGFMGGAAITIALQQLKDLLGITKFTKETDIVSVMRSVWGTVAHGWNWQTIVIGVTFLAFLLLAKYIVGKIKKGVNPSSVKEIFFTGTYLAKGFKIGVVAGMIALTEAIAIGRTFATTKDYQIDGNKEMIALGTMNVVGSMTSCYIATGSFSRSAVNYTAGCQTAVSNIVMSCVVLLTLELITPLFKYTPKAILASIIISAVVGLIDIEAAILIWKIDKLDFIACMGAFFGVVFVSVEIGLLIAVSISFAKILLQVTRPRTAILGKLPRTTVYRNILQYPEATKVPGVLIVRVDSAIYFSNSNYIRERILRWLGDEEEYLKENNQPRIQYLIVEMSPITDIDTSGIRALDELHKSLKKRDIQLVLANPGPVVMEKLHSSKFTDMIGEDNIFLTVSDAVVTCSPKIEQA, encoded by the exons ATGAGTCATCGTATCAGCAGCGATGTTGGGGCACAGGAAACTGATGTAACAAACGAAACTTCGTTGCAACACCATTCAGAGGCACCATATATCCACAAAGTGGGCATCCCTCCAAAGCAGAACCTTATGCAGGAATTCACAGCCACACTGAAGGAGACTTTATTTGCAGATGACCCGCTTCGTTGGTTTAAAGATCAACCTCAGTCAAGGAAGTTCATTATCGGCATCCAGAGTGTTTTTCCCATTCTTGAATGGGGAAGGCACTACAACTTGGCTAAGTTTAGGGGCGATCTGATCGCTGGACTTACCATAGCAAGCCTTTGCATTCCGCAG GATATTGGGTATTCAAAGCTTGCAAATTTGCCTCCACAATATGGACTAT ATAGCAGCTTTGTTCCCCCTCTTATATATGCCTTCATGGGTAGCTCGAGAGACATCGCCATAGGGCCAGTAGCTGTTGTTTCTCTCTTGCTTGGGACTCTTCTTCATAATGAGATCGATCCGGCTAAAAATCCCAATGACTACAGACGCCTGGCATTCACAGCTACATTCTTTGCTGGCATCACTGAAGTCATGCTCGGGTTCTTCAG ATTGGGCTTCTTGATCGATTTCCTTTCTCATGCTGCGGTTGTTGGCTTTATGGGCGGTGCTGCCATCACCATTGCTCTTCAACAGCTCAAGGATCTGCTGGGCATAACAAAATTCACAAAGGAGACCGACATAGTGTCTGTGATGCGATCAGTTTGGGGTACAGTGGCTCATGGG TGGAATTGGCAGACGATAGTGATCGGAGTGACATTCTTGGCCTTCCTTCTGCTTGCCAAATACATA GTgggtaaaataaaaaagggtgTGAATCCTTCTTCTGTGAAGGAAATCTTTTTCACCGGCACTTATCTTGCCAAAGGCTTCAAGATTGGCGTTGTTGCAGGAATGATTGCTTTGACG GAAGCCATTGCGATTGGAAGGACATTTGCTACCACGAAGGACTATCAGATAGATGGTAATAAGGAAATGATAGCACTAGGCACGATGAATGTGGTGGGTTCGATGACATCCTGTTACATTGCTACGG GATCTTTCTCTCGTTCTGCTGTTAATTACACGGCTGGTTGCCAAACAGCAGTCTCTAACATTGTCATGTCCTGTGTGGTGTTGTTAACCCTGGAACTCATCACACCATTATTCAAGTATACTCCAAAGGCGATTCTTGCATCAATTATTATATCGGCGGTGGTTGGCCTAATTGACATTGAAGCGGCAATATTGATTTGGAAAATTGACAAGTTGGATTTTATTGCTTGCATGGGAGCCTTCTTTGGGGTGGTTTTCGTCTCTGTCGAGATAGGCCTCTTAATTGCG GTTTCAATTTCATTTGCCAAAATACTCTTACAAGTAACAAGACCTCGGACAGCCATTCTTGGTAAGCTACCGAGGACGACTGTTTACAGGAATATACTACAATACCCAGAAGCAACAAAGGTTCCAGGAGTTCTGATTGTCAGAGTTGATTCAGCCATCTATTTTTCGAATTCAAACTATATCCGTGAAAG GATATTGAGATGGCTTGGTGATGAAGAGGAATATCTGAAGGAGAATAATCAACCAAGAATCCAGTACTTGATCGTGGAAATGTCTC CCATTACAGACATTGATACTAGTGGCATACGCGCCCTTGACGAGTTGCACAAAAGCCTCAAAAAGAGGGATATTCAG CTTGTTCTTGCAAATCCAGGGCCGGTGGTGATGGAG
- the LOC104419923 gene encoding sulfate transporter 1.3 isoform X1, with product MSHRISSDVGAQETDVTNETSLQHHSEAPYIHKVGIPPKQNLMQEFTATLKETLFADDPLRWFKDQPQSRKFIIGIQSVFPILEWGRHYNLAKFRGDLIAGLTIASLCIPQDIGYSKLANLPPQYGLYSSFVPPLIYAFMGSSRDIAIGPVAVVSLLLGTLLHNEIDPAKNPNDYRRLAFTATFFAGITEVMLGFFRLGFLIDFLSHAAVVGFMGGAAITIALQQLKDLLGITKFTKETDIVSVMRSVWGTVAHGWNWQTIVIGVTFLAFLLLAKYIGKKNRKLFWVPAIAPLISVILSTFFVYITHADKHHVAIVGKIKKGVNPSSVKEIFFTGTYLAKGFKIGVVAGMIALTEAIAIGRTFATTKDYQIDGNKEMIALGTMNVVGSMTSCYIATGSFSRSAVNYTAGCQTAVSNIVMSCVVLLTLELITPLFKYTPKAILASIIISAVVGLIDIEAAILIWKIDKLDFIACMGAFFGVVFVSVEIGLLIAVSISFAKILLQVTRPRTAILGKLPRTTVYRNILQYPEATKVPGVLIVRVDSAIYFSNSNYIRERILRWLGDEEEYLKENNQPRIQYLIVEMSPITDIDTSGIRALDELHKSLKKRDIQLVLANPGPVVMEKLHSSKFTDMIGEDNIFLTVSDAVVTCSPKIEQA from the exons ATGAGTCATCGTATCAGCAGCGATGTTGGGGCACAGGAAACTGATGTAACAAACGAAACTTCGTTGCAACACCATTCAGAGGCACCATATATCCACAAAGTGGGCATCCCTCCAAAGCAGAACCTTATGCAGGAATTCACAGCCACACTGAAGGAGACTTTATTTGCAGATGACCCGCTTCGTTGGTTTAAAGATCAACCTCAGTCAAGGAAGTTCATTATCGGCATCCAGAGTGTTTTTCCCATTCTTGAATGGGGAAGGCACTACAACTTGGCTAAGTTTAGGGGCGATCTGATCGCTGGACTTACCATAGCAAGCCTTTGCATTCCGCAG GATATTGGGTATTCAAAGCTTGCAAATTTGCCTCCACAATATGGACTAT ATAGCAGCTTTGTTCCCCCTCTTATATATGCCTTCATGGGTAGCTCGAGAGACATCGCCATAGGGCCAGTAGCTGTTGTTTCTCTCTTGCTTGGGACTCTTCTTCATAATGAGATCGATCCGGCTAAAAATCCCAATGACTACAGACGCCTGGCATTCACAGCTACATTCTTTGCTGGCATCACTGAAGTCATGCTCGGGTTCTTCAG ATTGGGCTTCTTGATCGATTTCCTTTCTCATGCTGCGGTTGTTGGCTTTATGGGCGGTGCTGCCATCACCATTGCTCTTCAACAGCTCAAGGATCTGCTGGGCATAACAAAATTCACAAAGGAGACCGACATAGTGTCTGTGATGCGATCAGTTTGGGGTACAGTGGCTCATGGG TGGAATTGGCAGACGATAGTGATCGGAGTGACATTCTTGGCCTTCCTTCTGCTTGCCAAATACATA GGCAAAAAGAACAGGAAACTATTTTGGGTGCCTGCAATTGCCCCTCTGATCTCCGTTATCCTGTCCACTTTTTTTGTGTATATTACTCACGCTGACAAGCATCATGTTGCAATA GTgggtaaaataaaaaagggtgTGAATCCTTCTTCTGTGAAGGAAATCTTTTTCACCGGCACTTATCTTGCCAAAGGCTTCAAGATTGGCGTTGTTGCAGGAATGATTGCTTTGACG GAAGCCATTGCGATTGGAAGGACATTTGCTACCACGAAGGACTATCAGATAGATGGTAATAAGGAAATGATAGCACTAGGCACGATGAATGTGGTGGGTTCGATGACATCCTGTTACATTGCTACGG GATCTTTCTCTCGTTCTGCTGTTAATTACACGGCTGGTTGCCAAACAGCAGTCTCTAACATTGTCATGTCCTGTGTGGTGTTGTTAACCCTGGAACTCATCACACCATTATTCAAGTATACTCCAAAGGCGATTCTTGCATCAATTATTATATCGGCGGTGGTTGGCCTAATTGACATTGAAGCGGCAATATTGATTTGGAAAATTGACAAGTTGGATTTTATTGCTTGCATGGGAGCCTTCTTTGGGGTGGTTTTCGTCTCTGTCGAGATAGGCCTCTTAATTGCG GTTTCAATTTCATTTGCCAAAATACTCTTACAAGTAACAAGACCTCGGACAGCCATTCTTGGTAAGCTACCGAGGACGACTGTTTACAGGAATATACTACAATACCCAGAAGCAACAAAGGTTCCAGGAGTTCTGATTGTCAGAGTTGATTCAGCCATCTATTTTTCGAATTCAAACTATATCCGTGAAAG GATATTGAGATGGCTTGGTGATGAAGAGGAATATCTGAAGGAGAATAATCAACCAAGAATCCAGTACTTGATCGTGGAAATGTCTC CCATTACAGACATTGATACTAGTGGCATACGCGCCCTTGACGAGTTGCACAAAAGCCTCAAAAAGAGGGATATTCAG CTTGTTCTTGCAAATCCAGGGCCGGTGGTGATGGAG
- the LOC104419923 gene encoding sulfate transporter 1.3 isoform X3, with amino-acid sequence MSHRISSDVGAQETDVTNETSLQHHSEAPYIHKVGIPPKQNLMQEFTATLKETLFADDPLRWFKDQPQSRKFIIGIQSVFPILEWGRHYNLAKFRGDLIAGLTIASLCIPQDIGYSKLANLPPQYGLYSSFVPPLIYAFMGSSRDIAIGPVAVVSLLLGTLLHNEIDPAKNPNDYRRLAFTATFFAGITEVMLGFFRLGFLIDFLSHAAVVGFMGGAAITIALQQLKDLLGITKFTKETDIVSVMRSVWGTVAHGWNWQTIVIGVTFLAFLLLAKYIGKKNRKLFWVPAIAPLISVILSTFFVYITHADKHHVAIVGKIKKGVNPSSVKEIFFTGTYLAKGFKIGVVAGMIALTEAIAIGRTFATTKDYQIDGNKEMIALGTMNVVGSMTSCYIATGSFSRSAVNYTAGCQTAVSNIVMSCVVLLTLELITPLFKYTPKAILASIIISAVVGLIDIEAAILIWKIDKLDFIACMGAFFGVVFVSVEIGLLIAAGFNFICQNTLTSNKTSDSHSW; translated from the exons ATGAGTCATCGTATCAGCAGCGATGTTGGGGCACAGGAAACTGATGTAACAAACGAAACTTCGTTGCAACACCATTCAGAGGCACCATATATCCACAAAGTGGGCATCCCTCCAAAGCAGAACCTTATGCAGGAATTCACAGCCACACTGAAGGAGACTTTATTTGCAGATGACCCGCTTCGTTGGTTTAAAGATCAACCTCAGTCAAGGAAGTTCATTATCGGCATCCAGAGTGTTTTTCCCATTCTTGAATGGGGAAGGCACTACAACTTGGCTAAGTTTAGGGGCGATCTGATCGCTGGACTTACCATAGCAAGCCTTTGCATTCCGCAG GATATTGGGTATTCAAAGCTTGCAAATTTGCCTCCACAATATGGACTAT ATAGCAGCTTTGTTCCCCCTCTTATATATGCCTTCATGGGTAGCTCGAGAGACATCGCCATAGGGCCAGTAGCTGTTGTTTCTCTCTTGCTTGGGACTCTTCTTCATAATGAGATCGATCCGGCTAAAAATCCCAATGACTACAGACGCCTGGCATTCACAGCTACATTCTTTGCTGGCATCACTGAAGTCATGCTCGGGTTCTTCAG ATTGGGCTTCTTGATCGATTTCCTTTCTCATGCTGCGGTTGTTGGCTTTATGGGCGGTGCTGCCATCACCATTGCTCTTCAACAGCTCAAGGATCTGCTGGGCATAACAAAATTCACAAAGGAGACCGACATAGTGTCTGTGATGCGATCAGTTTGGGGTACAGTGGCTCATGGG TGGAATTGGCAGACGATAGTGATCGGAGTGACATTCTTGGCCTTCCTTCTGCTTGCCAAATACATA GGCAAAAAGAACAGGAAACTATTTTGGGTGCCTGCAATTGCCCCTCTGATCTCCGTTATCCTGTCCACTTTTTTTGTGTATATTACTCACGCTGACAAGCATCATGTTGCAATA GTgggtaaaataaaaaagggtgTGAATCCTTCTTCTGTGAAGGAAATCTTTTTCACCGGCACTTATCTTGCCAAAGGCTTCAAGATTGGCGTTGTTGCAGGAATGATTGCTTTGACG GAAGCCATTGCGATTGGAAGGACATTTGCTACCACGAAGGACTATCAGATAGATGGTAATAAGGAAATGATAGCACTAGGCACGATGAATGTGGTGGGTTCGATGACATCCTGTTACATTGCTACGG GATCTTTCTCTCGTTCTGCTGTTAATTACACGGCTGGTTGCCAAACAGCAGTCTCTAACATTGTCATGTCCTGTGTGGTGTTGTTAACCCTGGAACTCATCACACCATTATTCAAGTATACTCCAAAGGCGATTCTTGCATCAATTATTATATCGGCGGTGGTTGGCCTAATTGACATTGAAGCGGCAATATTGATTTGGAAAATTGACAAGTTGGATTTTATTGCTTGCATGGGAGCCTTCTTTGGGGTGGTTTTCGTCTCTGTCGAGATAGGCCTCTTAATTGCG GCAGGTTTCAATTTCATTTGCCAAAATACTCTTACAAGTAACAAGACCTCGGACAGCCATTCTTGGTAA
- the LOC108957181 gene encoding uncharacterized protein LOC108957181, with protein sequence MADFSSSVNGMEKLNNFNYNNWSTRMRYYFLGQDLWDIVGDNNTTPPTNDSDLRKWNVESGKALYVLAVTVEDELLQHIKSAKTPSEAWDNLATLFARTNDAKLQCLENELLSVLQQSMTVSQYFSKVKSICEEISKLDHQNAISETRMRRIIIHRLRPEYNGIVTATRGWVNEPILTELENILANREALDKQIPKVTIKEDESALFSNKRGFKGQNRNRAGARDGKPWKIMEIGGGNQKRRVIS encoded by the coding sequence ATGGCGGATTTCTCGAGTTCGGTGAACGGGATGGAGAAGCTCAACAACTTCAATTATAATAATTGGAGTACCCGCATGCGGTATTATTTTCTTGGACAAGATTTATGGGATATCGTTGGCGACAACAACACCACACCACCCACAAATGATAGTGATTTAAGAAAGTGGAACGTCGAATCAGGTAAGGCTCTTTATGTTCTTGCCGTAACTGTTGAAGATGAATTGTTGCAACACATAAAGAGTGCGAAGACCCCGAGTGAGGCCTGGGATAACTTGGCGACGCTGTTTGCAAGGACAAATGATGCCAAGTTACAATGCCTGGAGAACGAGCTCCTCTCAGTCTTGCAACAAAGTATGACGGTAAGTCAATACTTTTCTAAAGTTAAATCTATTTgcgaagaaatttcaaaattagatcatCAGAACGCCATCTCTGagacaagaatgagaagaataataattcaCAGGTTAAGGCCGGAGTATAACGGTATTGTTACGGCCACCCGTGGATGGGTAAATGAGCCAATTCTAACAGAGTTGGAAAATATATTGGCCAATCGAGAGGCCTTAGATAAACAAATTCCTAAGGTGACAATTAAAGAGGATGAAAGTGCCCTCTTCAGTAACAAAAGAGGGTTCAAGGgccagaatagaaatagagcAGGTGCAAG